From the Rhizobium sp. SL42 genome, the window TTTGAAGGCAATTCCAAGGGCCGCTGCACGAGGGATCTTGCCGGACGCAATCTTCGACATGCCGAAAAGGGGATTTCCAAATCCGCTTGCCAGTTGGCTGCGCGGTCCCTTGTCCGAGTGGATGCGAGCGCGACTGTGCGATCCACATGGCTCTCTCAGCACGATATTCGATCGTGGCGCTTTGGATACCATGGCAAACGGATATTTACGTTCTTGGCGGCGCCGGTTTCGTCCGCTCGACGAGATCGCCACCCATCGAATTTTCATGCTGCTTTCGCTGGAGAGCTTCATGCGCCAATATCGCGACAGGTTAGGTGTAGTGCTGACTCCTCCATCGAATGGAGAGCAAAGCTGATGCTTCGCCTCCTAAGGCCTGATTTGGCCCGCAATGCCTATGCATTGGAGCTTGATGCACAGCTCCCGCGTGTATTGGCGCTTGCGGATCGAGATTCTTTGAGCAGCACGCGCGGACTGGGCGACCGGCAATACTGGGGCTGGAAGCTGATTGACTTTGCCAACGGAACCCTGCAGGGCGGCGTTAATGGCCTGTCCGCTCTGCTGAAAGCCGAAGCCTTTGGTCCGTCCATCGACCCGTCGGCTGTTCGCAATCTTGTTTCGACGATGATGGACGCCACCGTCCGACTCATGCGGAAGGATGGCAGTTTTGAGGAAGCTCTGCCGTACGAGCAGTCCTATTGCGTGACCGCGCTGGTACTTTACGATCATTTGCAGGCACTGTCTCGACTGTATCCTGATGCCGGCACTCAAGCTGCACGATTGGCTCCCGCCTGCCGTTTCCTTGTGACGCGCGACGAGACGCATGGCATGATATCAAATCATCTTGCGACAGCGGTCGCTGCGCTGCTGCGCTTTCACGCGTTGACGGGTGATCGATCGGCATTGGCAAAGGCCGAACTACTTCTGACCCGCATTCTCGACCGCCAATCTGATGAAGGCTGGTTCGAGGAATACGGCGGTGCCGATCCGGGCTACCAGACCTTGTGTATGAGCCATTTGGCCGATGCCGCAATTTTGATTGATAGCACGCGTCTCTGGAATGCCTTGGCCAAGGCAACGGAATTCATCTCGCATTTCGCTCATCCCGATGGGTCATTCGGCGGGATCTACGGAAGCCGGGCGACGCGAATCTATTATCCGGTCGCAATGGAGAGGCTTGCTGCACGCTTCAATCGTGCCGCCGTGATCCGCGATTTTATGCGCAATTCCATTCGCCGTCATGCAACGGTTACCCTTTCGGCAATCGATCAGCCGAATCTACTGCCGGTGTTCAATAATTATGCGGAGGCGCTGTGTGAGGACGCCACTGCCGACAATTCTGAAGTGCTCTCGCCGGTAGTGCCGGGCCGTGTGGTCATGCCTCAAGCCGGTCTGTTGGTGGATATTGGGCCCCGCCACCACAGCATTATCTCCACGCGCAAGGCTGTCGTCTATCACTGGTCCGACGCACCGTGCCCGTTGATCGACACGGGTGTCGCGCTGGCCGATTCCGGAGGGAATGTCTTTACAAGCCAGAGTGATCCCGATCCATGCATCAGCATTGACGGCGATCAGGTGATCATCACGGGACACCTTGCCAGGCGTGTCATGCCCTTGCCCAATCCTTTCAATTTCTTGGTTCTGAGGATCCTTGCTACCACCTTGATGCGCGTACCCTCGCTGGGTGCACTGGTGAAGAAAATTATCGCGAGACTGCTGGTTGGAACCCGTAGACGGAGCGTTCTGCGTTTTAGACGCGTCATTACTCTGGGTGAAACCCTCACGATCTCGGATGAACATGATGGCGGTCTTCAACGGCTGCCTTGTCTCGGCACCTTCTCTGTCATACACATGGCGAGCTCGGGCTATTGGCAAGTCGGAGACACTGCCGGGGAACAGAAATGATACCGCGCCTGCGCCCAGCGACGGGATTGTTTGATGTTATCGCAGCGTTCGTCGGGCGATATCATGTCGTTGAGTTCGAGAGATCTTTCGCCAAGCTTATGGGGCAGGCCCATGCGATCGCGTTTCCCTACGGTCGCACGGCGCAGATGATGCTCATCGAGGCGCTTGGGTTCAAGGATCGCGATATTCTCTTGCCAGCATACAGTTGCGTGGTTGTCGCCCATGCAATTGTTCTTTCCGGAAATCGGCCGGTGTTCATAGATAGTGAGCCGGGTGGCTTCAATATGGATCTGGACAAGGCTGAAGCTGCGATCACAGAGCGCACCGCCGCCATCATTGCAACATCGATACATGGATATCCGGTCGATCTCGATCGTTTGGAACGGCTTTCAGCGGCACATTCCGAAGTGGTTATCCTTCAGGATTGTGCCCATTCATTTTCTGCAGAATGGCAGGGTAGCCCTGTGCAGCGAGCCGGCCGCGCTGCTATTTTCGGCCTGAACATCTCGAAATTGATGACGTCGATCTTTGGTGGAATGATTACGACCGATGATACGGAATTGGCCGAAAAGCTGCGTGCCGTTCGGGCCAGACAGATCAAGGGGGCAGGGGGACGTCGCATCGGGCGAGCATTGTATCTCGGTGCGGCGACCGTTGCGCTTGTTCCATCGATATTCTCTTTCGTCCGGTATATTTCAAGGTTTGGACTGCTTGATCGCTTCGTGCGGTATTATGATGAAACTCTGATCGACATTCCTGCCGACTATCTGGACCAGATCGGGCGCGCAGAAGCGTCTGTCGGTGTTCGCCAATGCGCAGCCTACCCCGGAATTGTTGAGCACCGGCGCCACATCGCCGGAATCTATAATACGATGCTTGAGAGCCGATATCCGGAAGGTCGGCCTCCGATGGTCGAGGGGGCAACATGGTCTCACTATGTGTTGCGCGTGCCGGACCCCGAAAAGCTGGTCCGAGAAGCAGCAGCGCGCGGTATTGAGATAGGCCGGATAATCGACTATTGCGTTCCGGATATGCCCGCGTATCGGGAAATTGCCGCAAGCCAGGGTCCTTTCGACGAGACCCGCAGGCTCAATGCATCGGTCGTCAATCTACCCTTGTGGGTGAGCGAAAGAACTGCACGAAGGGTGGCTGCGACTTTGGGAGCTATTTTATGAGCGACACCAGCAAGCACGATATCGTGCCAACGATAGACAGCGTCCGTGCCTTTTGGAATGGCAATCCCCTTTGGACTGGCGAGAGCGATTTCGAGCCGGGAAGCAGGCCGTTCTTTGAGGAACACCGCCGAGTCTGCCGAGACGACTGTTTTGCCGGGCAAGTCGATGACCGCATTTTCGCGCCGGCCGCAGACGCGCGCGTGTTGGATCTGGGATGTGGCATCGGATTTTGGCTGGTGGAGTTTTGGGAACGCGGCTTTCGCAACCTGACTGGGGTAGACCTTTCACACAATTCTTTGGAAATCGCTCGCCAGCGTTGCAATGTTTATGACGTGTCTGCGCAACTGCATGTTGGAAACGCTGAAGCACTTGATTTCGAAACGGGAAGCTTCGATCACGTCAACTGCCAGGGCGTTATTCATCACACGCCGAACACACAACAGGCACTCAACGAAATCGCGAGGGTGCTGCGTCCTGGTGGCACCGCTTCGGTATCAGTATACTATCGCAACGTCGCTCTGAGACACTGGAGTTTGGTTCGACCTCTGGCAAAGTTTGCGGCGGTGCTGGGAAGCCGGCTCAGGGGTAGAGGCCGCGAAGGCATCTATGCGTTAGCAGATGCTGATGAGATTGTGCGACACTACGATGGCGATGCCAATCCGGTAGGAAAGGCCTACACGCGCCAACAGTTTGAGGACATGGCACGCGAGCAGTTTGAGATCACTGAAGTGTACTATCATTTTTTCCCGGCGCGTTCTTTGCCAATTCGTATCCCTGCGGTTCTCCATCGTGTCCTCGATCGACACCTTCCATTCATGATATATCTCAATCTCAGACGCCGCGAGGCACGCTGATGCAAACGGAACGGTCTGCCAAATGAGTTTCAACGCCTATGGGCACCAGTTGCCTTATGCCATCTCGAAACGCCTTTTTGGTGATCGGCGGCGATTTGGCAAGTTGCCGGACGTAAGCGATCCTTCCTGGCAGGAATGGCTCCGTCGTGACTTCGATTTCTACATGGCAAACCAGCGTACATCCGTAGGCATGACGGTAAATCAGTCAGGTTATAGAGTCGTGTCGCGGTCCGATCTCGAGGGCAAGCGCGTGCTGGAGATCGGTCCCGGCGCGGTCGAACACATTCAGCACTGGGCGGGGAGGCCGTCACATTGGACGAACTACGATATCCGCGCCGACCTTCTTGAAGTGGCGGGAAAGCGCATTGACGAAGCCGGCGTGCCCCACGACGATGTGCTTGCAAACCCGGACGCGAAAAAGCTGCCATTCGCGGACAATTCCTTCGATGCTGTCTTCACCTTCTATGCGCTGGAGCATATCCACCCGCTCGACGAGCACCTTGCCGAGATTGAGCGCGTGCTGCGTCCCGGAGGCCAACTCGTAGGCGCGATCCCTTGCGAAGGAGGGCTCGCATGGGGCATGGGGCGCATGCTCACTTCACGGCGGTGGTTGAGAAAACACACGTCCATCGATCCCGACAGGCTTATCTGTTGGGAGCATCCGAATTTTGCCGACTTGATCTTGAATCAACTGACTGCACGCTTCGAACGTCAAACACTGTCATTCTGGCCGCTCGCCGTGCCTTCGATTGATCTGAATCTGATTGCCAGTTTCGTATTTAGGAAGCCAGGTAAGTGACGGTTCTGTTGGCAGTCGGCGATGATTATTGGGGCGCGAGAGCAGAGGCAATTGCGGCATCCTATAGCCATGTTTGTGTTGCCGTTGACCGCTCGGGTGGGCTTGGCAGGGCGTTGAGATTGGTCGCGCGTGGCTCGATACCCCTGCCGGCAGCAATCAGCATGTTTGCCGCGGCGCACTCGCTTCCCTCCAGCAGACCGAATACATCACAGTCATTCACGAGCAATCCGGATCTGCGCGATCTTGCGGCCAGCAAAAGAGCTTCGCTTATCGTGCTTTTCCGTGCCGGTTTGATCATATCGGGCACCACACTCGATGGCTATAAAGTGACGAATGTGCATTGTGCCGATATAAATGGGTTTGGCGGTCTTGCATCCATCTGGCGTGCTTTGAAAGCTGGGGCGGTAAAGCAATGCGCGACACTTCATGAAGTGACCAATCGAATTGATGAAGGAAATGTGCTGGACACAGAACCCTATTTGCTGGACCGTACGTCTAGCTACGCGAAGAACGAATATGCCGCATATCAAGCCGGCTTGCGCTTACTTGATCGCACTCTTGCTCTAACTAAGAGCGAGCAATGAGATTGAGGAGAGCAAAGCTCTTGGCAGCTGTTTCTGACAGGTCTTTGTTCCGATTCGCGATATTGTTAATCCTTCTGTTTGGCCTTTTATTGTGGCTTGGCAATCGCTGGCCAGTGGAAATATCGATCTGGGAATCCATAGCGGCTATCGTACTAAGCATGCCCTTTATGGCCGTATCGGTGCTCACAGCTGGTTTGCGGCTTTCCTGGCTTTGTGGCCCGCCAGTAAGTATGGGAACTGGCGTCGGCGTCAATGCGATCGCCCAATTGGTGGTCCTGCTGGTTCCCAGTCGCATTTCGGAAGCAGCTAAACCTGTAGGCCTTCTACTCGTTTGTGATTTGCCGCTATCGCGTGGTTTCACGGTGCTCACAGTCGAGAGGTTGATAGATGCCGCAGTTCTGGCATTTTTGATACTGCTATCCATGGTGTTCGTCAGCGGACCTTTTGACAGGCAATTGGCGTGGAGTGGCATGATTTTGGCTTCCATTGCATTTACCGGAGGGGGCGTGGTCTTCATTGTGGGAATAAACCCCGGTTTGTTACGCCGCCTCACGAGAAAGCTGTCGTCGCAAAGATTGATCCTTCAGATAGAGCACCTTGTCGGGCAGTTTGCTCATATCGCCGATGCCAGAAGATTAGTTGTTTCCTTATTTCTTTCGGTAGTGACGTGGATTTCCTCATATTTGGTGCTATTGACCTTCCTATCAATTGCTCTGGGTTCGGCATTGGCTCCGTCACAGGTCCTCGTGGTCTTTGTTGCAAGCACCTTGGGGCTGATTGTCTCCGTGGCACCCGGTGGTCTTGGCACATTTGAAGCGGCGGTAGCATTGTCGCTGATTGCATTCGGCACTGAACCTGCAGAGGCGGTAGCTGCCGCTATCTTGTTGAGAATTACTCTTGTTCTACCTGTGGTTGCATTGGCCGGATGGTATCTCTTGATCAGTCCCGTGAGCCTTGGAGATGTGCTCAAGGGAGTACGCAACAGGGACACCAAATGAAAAAGCCTCGACTTGGTTGCGGGCCCGCTGATCGGGTCTGGGCCATTGAGTGCGGTAGCCGATATTGGCTGAACAGCGCGCAAGGTGAAAAATATGCAGGAAGGCGGCAAATCGCAGCATTGCCGATTGCCACCACCACCGGAATTCTCGGTGCTGATCCCAGCTTACTCAAGGTGCAGCTGCCCGTCTGGGCTGCGGATATCGGAGTTAACGGTGCGCTGCTAGTATTCGCCGATATGATTGAAACTGGTGACGCACCCGAATGGAAACGTTGCGACTGGTTGTCGGTGGCGTTTCACATGCTGGCTTCGACTCCGGAGCGGGTCCATGAAGTTGAGAATGGCCCGTCACTGTCCTATGCATTCCGACTGTCTCCCCGAATGGCACCGCTTTTCGAACGTGCTTGGGTCAATCGTATCTTCCTCTTTCTAAGGCGTTGGGCCGCACACGATGCTGGCTTGGCAGAGGAAGCATTGTTCGGCCCCTTACCCGAAGCCCAGATTCTTCTCACGCATGATCTCGATGCCATCCGGCTGACACCCGAAATCCGTTTGAAGCAGGGGGCCTTTCAGACTGTTAATGCTGCGCGTGCCTTGGCGACGGCCAAGCCGGCCGCCGCGCTACGCCGCATGGGCGATGCGGCGCGCTACCTCTTCTCCCGCGGCGATTTCCGAACACTCGGGAGGTTACGGGATATGGAGCGGGCCGCTGGCCTGACGAGCATTCTGCATGTCTACGGCGGAAAGGCTGGTCTTAAACGTGGATCGGTTCGGCGCATTCTGATCGATCCTTCTTATGACGTCCAATCGATAGCGGCTGAGTTGCGGAGGTTTCGGGATGAGGGACACGAGGTTGGCTTGCACCAGTCTTTTGATGCCTGGGAAAGTGCCGCTGCCATGGAGATGGAAAAGTGCCGGGTCGAGAGGGCACTAGGAAGTGTCATAACCCATTGCCGCCAACACTGGCTGCATTTTTCCTTTGCCAAGACCTGGGCCGCTCAGCACGATGCGGGCCTACGGTTCGACAGCACACTTGGTTTTAATGATCGTGCTGGATTTCGCGCAAGTCACGCTCTCTCCGTTTCTCCACCCCCAAGCGCCGCTCAGGCGACATTGGCGATAGAAACCGTGCCTATGATCCTTATGGATTCGCACGTTTATGACTATGCCGGCGTCAATCGAGTTGGCCCAGAAGAGGCGATAAAGCCGTGGTTGGATGAGGTACGGGCAGTCCGAGGTATCGCGTCGGTGAATTGGCATCCCCACACCATTACCCCTGTATACGGTTGGGGCAATGGTTTCGAGACACTTCTGGAACTGCTGTCATAAGGCCTCGCTACATCAGAGCGCAGGTCTGACAACCGCGAAACTCTCATTTTCGTAGACGATGTCGAGCCCGGAAACTTCACTCCGAAAACTGCGGTTGAAGACAAAATACGCAATCCCGTTCTCACGGCTGAGTTGCGCCAGCGCTTTCCCATCAAAATTGTTGTAGGTAGACCTAAGCTTGGTTGTCAGGCTCAAATATGCTGGCGCCCGTTCCATCGTCCAGGCATTTTTCTGTAAGTCTTCCTGTGACACGCCGAGAAGGGCTGCTCGCCGCAAACCTTCGGTCAGTACAGCACGGTCGGACTTGTAGATCCAGCCGGCATAGAGCCATTCCCGCATGGTACCGAAGGATGGGCGCTGCGAGTACTGTCGCCAACCATAGGACATCGTCGGCTCGACCATGAACACTGAGCCCGGCTCAGTGTGGTTTCGTGCCCAGAGCTGAACGTCCAGGAAGTCGCCTGCAAACGCAATATCGGCAGGTTTCTTGACTGGGTCGGCTGTCTTGCTCCAAAGCAAGGCGCCCACACAAATGGCGGCGATTGCAGGGACCGGTGAGCCGCTGATGCGCCCCAGGATCAAGAGCACGAATGGAAGGATGAAGCCGATCGTTGCCAGTGTCCCGAGCGTCAACAGGCTGTCGAACGCAAACGGTTGGAAATGGCCGTTTACGGATAGGATCAAAGGTACGGCGACGCAGCTTGAAAGAGACAGCCAGATGATGCGCCTTCTCATCTCCGAGAGGTCAGTCACCAATCTACGCGATTGTAGTAGAAGAAGGCTGATAAACAGGATCAAGCCACCGATCGGTAGACCATGTGACCTAACGAATGTCAGGGCGATAAGGGCGGCAGCAAAGATTGAAAGTCCAATCGGTCCTTTTGATGCGAGCACAAGCAAGCGCGGGATGCTGAGCCCGGCAGCCATCAAGAATGCAATCAAACTGGCGCGTTGGAGCGCCAGTTTGACAAGGAACGGATTTTGCGAGGTGTCGGATAGATAAACGCCGATCAACGAAGTCAGGAGAAGGACAAATATTGCTGTTGCAATCGATCGGTCGACTGGAAGGTTGTTCGCGGGAGCGATTGCCATCATTACGGCACAGAGAGCCCCAAGTGCCGATGCCGGCAGGATGCTTTCCCATGCACGTTCGCCGAAGACGCCGATGTAGACGGGGTGCCAATGCGAACTCATCAGCCGCGTCAATGTAACGAATAGCTGGCCATCGATTGCGCCTCCGGAGATGTTCGTATCCTTGTAGGCGAAGAGAAACCAGGCGCCTGCAAGGCCGGTGGCGAGAAGCGCGGATACGACGAACTGGGCAGGATGGTAGCTGCGCAGCCTGCCAAGGACCACGATCCCGGCGGGTATTGCGAAAAACAGCGTGATGATCGGATGAATGGTGGCTGCCAATCCCAAAAGGAGGCCGCTGAGCCACAGACGCCGTCCAAGAGCCGCCGCCACTGCCGCGAGTCCAAGCCCGAATGCAAAATTGTAGACGGATCCGTAGACGGGGTGTCCCCATCGTCCGAAATCAGCGCTGGCAATGCCGCTGGCGCCGAGCAGGATCGCTGCTGCGAAAGCGGTCCAGAGCGGTAGGTCTGGGTTGGTCCGTCGCGCGAAATAGAAGCCCCCTGCAAAAAGGGTGAGCGCTTCTGCCACCACAACCAGGAAAGCGCCGGCAAAGTCCGAAATCCCTGCCTGCCCCAGCATTTCGTAAACATGGCCGATGAGAGATTTCATCATCTCGGCCTCGCCGTTGGGAAAGTTCCCTCCGAAATCGGCGAAATCGGTGACCGAATGCATCATGCCGACTGGCGTATAGCCGTTCAACGCTGTGTAGAGGACGACGTTGCGCTGGGTGAACCAGGCAATGGCGACCGCGACCAAAAAGCCCAGAACCGATAGAATGACAGGGGTTGAGGAAGAGATCGATTTAAGGGATTTCATTCAGTCAGATCCTGCACGCCGGCTGTCAAGTATCGCACTTCTGCGAAATCGCAGCGCACCACCAAAGTGTTCGACGCTGTCAATTTGGACTCTTAACCCAATGACACCGGCGCGGGAACCTCATATTCGAAGTGCCGTTCTCTGAATGTCACCAGCGTGCGAGAACCATGAATTGAATCCCCACTGACATGCTGGTTAGTTGCCATTTACAGGGATCAGCACACCTTTCTTTGCCTCCAGGAACGTGCCATCGAAATTGTAAGTCTCGACAACTGTTTCCATGCCTATGATCTTGCTCGGCTCAAATTTCCCGACATAGTCGAGCGAATTGTTGTCCGATAGATTGTGAGATGGATAGGCAAAACGACCCAAAGCCCATTCGTGCGG encodes:
- a CDS encoding DegT/DnrJ/EryC1/StrS family aminotransferase, translated to MIPRLRPATGLFDVIAAFVGRYHVVEFERSFAKLMGQAHAIAFPYGRTAQMMLIEALGFKDRDILLPAYSCVVVAHAIVLSGNRPVFIDSEPGGFNMDLDKAEAAITERTAAIIATSIHGYPVDLDRLERLSAAHSEVVILQDCAHSFSAEWQGSPVQRAGRAAIFGLNISKLMTSIFGGMITTDDTELAEKLRAVRARQIKGAGGRRIGRALYLGAATVALVPSIFSFVRYISRFGLLDRFVRYYDETLIDIPADYLDQIGRAEASVGVRQCAAYPGIVEHRRHIAGIYNTMLESRYPEGRPPMVEGATWSHYVLRVPDPEKLVREAAARGIEIGRIIDYCVPDMPAYREIAASQGPFDETRRLNASVVNLPLWVSERTARRVAATLGAIL
- a CDS encoding class I SAM-dependent methyltransferase, which codes for MSDTSKHDIVPTIDSVRAFWNGNPLWTGESDFEPGSRPFFEEHRRVCRDDCFAGQVDDRIFAPAADARVLDLGCGIGFWLVEFWERGFRNLTGVDLSHNSLEIARQRCNVYDVSAQLHVGNAEALDFETGSFDHVNCQGVIHHTPNTQQALNEIARVLRPGGTASVSVYYRNVALRHWSLVRPLAKFAAVLGSRLRGRGREGIYALADADEIVRHYDGDANPVGKAYTRQQFEDMAREQFEITEVYYHFFPARSLPIRIPAVLHRVLDRHLPFMIYLNLRRREAR
- a CDS encoding class I SAM-dependent methyltransferase, with the protein product MSFNAYGHQLPYAISKRLFGDRRRFGKLPDVSDPSWQEWLRRDFDFYMANQRTSVGMTVNQSGYRVVSRSDLEGKRVLEIGPGAVEHIQHWAGRPSHWTNYDIRADLLEVAGKRIDEAGVPHDDVLANPDAKKLPFADNSFDAVFTFYALEHIHPLDEHLAEIERVLRPGGQLVGAIPCEGGLAWGMGRMLTSRRWLRKHTSIDPDRLICWEHPNFADLILNQLTARFERQTLSFWPLAVPSIDLNLIASFVFRKPGK
- a CDS encoding formyltransferase family protein; amino-acid sequence: MTVLLAVGDDYWGARAEAIAASYSHVCVAVDRSGGLGRALRLVARGSIPLPAAISMFAAAHSLPSSRPNTSQSFTSNPDLRDLAASKRASLIVLFRAGLIISGTTLDGYKVTNVHCADINGFGGLASIWRALKAGAVKQCATLHEVTNRIDEGNVLDTEPYLLDRTSSYAKNEYAAYQAGLRLLDRTLALTKSEQ
- a CDS encoding lysylphosphatidylglycerol synthase transmembrane domain-containing protein → MAAVSDRSLFRFAILLILLFGLLLWLGNRWPVEISIWESIAAIVLSMPFMAVSVLTAGLRLSWLCGPPVSMGTGVGVNAIAQLVVLLVPSRISEAAKPVGLLLVCDLPLSRGFTVLTVERLIDAAVLAFLILLSMVFVSGPFDRQLAWSGMILASIAFTGGGVVFIVGINPGLLRRLTRKLSSQRLILQIEHLVGQFAHIADARRLVVSLFLSVVTWISSYLVLLTFLSIALGSALAPSQVLVVFVASTLGLIVSVAPGGLGTFEAAVALSLIAFGTEPAEAVAAAILLRITLVLPVVALAGWYLLISPVSLGDVLKGVRNRDTK